The Salvelinus sp. IW2-2015 linkage group LG8, ASM291031v2, whole genome shotgun sequence genome window below encodes:
- the LOC111967225 gene encoding zinc finger and BTB domain-containing protein 3: MEFPQHSLQLLSGLRSQRQRRFLCDCTVLVGSSRFLAHRAVLASCSPFFHMFYSDPPGSAGAGGASSVTLDGDIVTAAAFGLLLDFMYEGVLRLETPPPAEDVLAAASFLHMNEVVRVCKRRLQHRPPPAEADSTRPEESGVAAVGGSGPGVGMATGAAKAVAVAMSVSQSASMALQKSQLGSSTRSERRVDVLAHAPLSPDMADTTQPGMDHALTHVGELVTLSSGPSLRLGGLSQGEGQGGSALCSPCSSTESYSHSSHQRQPSSSAASSVVPVTQTDGSSSMVGILTQSDHSSSSSPEHDSHDPVSDNKSTVITPGMQCQQHGLSINTHPQIRIQHPLSLHLTSPPNLNLVTHQGQTSTLSRPEGLQHGGSERESREVSEHSNMGTVGVEEPLAGRGEVEQEDGVKVKVEAIVISDEEFEEMEGVVMRRGIEGRERGMMMEVEDRNDFDDDNHRDELNNPHFLPFHPHHALLQMTHSHPSEPLSFSPSGPGTTSSDAPPFPSSLFPSVGQHSDQPVYFQDSMGNYVEDVPTCSVCGKTFSCAYTLRRHAIVHTRERPYECRYCYRSYTQSGDLYRHIRKAHDSSLPAKRSKGDTEEGQPPHS, translated from the coding sequence ATGGAGTTCCCCCAACACTCCCTGCAGCTCCTGTCAGGTCTGCGTTCTCAGCGTCAGCGTAGGTTCCTGTGCGACTGCACCGTCCTCGTGGGTTCCTCCCGTTTCCTCGCCCACCGGGCTGTCCTGGCCTCCTGCTCTCCATTCTTCCACATGTTCTACTCCGATCCTCCAGGGTCTGCTGGTGCTGGCGGGGCCAGCTCGGTCACGCTGGACGGGGATATCGTGACAGCAGCGGCGTTCGGTCTGTTGTTAGACTTCATGTACGAAGGCGTGCTGAGGTTGGAGACCCCTCCCCCAGCAGAGGACGTGCTGGCGGCGGCAAGCTTCCTCCACATGAACGAGGTAGTCCGGGTGTGTAAGAGACGGCTACAGCACCGACCACCACCGGCTGAGGCAGACAGCACGCGCCCAGAGGAGAGTGGAGTGGCAGCAGTGGGTGGTAGTGGACCCGGGGTTGGCATGGCAACAGGAGCTGCCAAAGCGGTGGCCGTGGCAATGTCAGTGTCTCAGTCTGCGTCAATGGCGTTGCAGAAAAGCCAGTTGGGCTCTTCTACGAGGTCAGAGAGGAGGGTGGACGTTCTGGCGCACGCTCCTCTGAGTCCGGACATGGCCGACACCACCCAGCCGGGCATGGACCACGCTCTCACTCATGTGGGTGAGCTGGTTACCCTCTCCTCCGGTCCCTCTCTCCGGCTGGGGGGTCTGAGTCAGGGAGAGGGTCAGGGAGGCTCGGCCCTCTGCAGCCCCTGCAGCTCCACAGAGTCATACAGTCACAGTAGCCACCAGCGCCAGCCCTCTTCATCAGCGGCATCATCAGTGGTACCTGTGACCCAGACTGATGGCTCCAGCTCCATGGTGGGGATACTGACCCAGTCTGACCACAGCAGCTCCTCCAGTCCAGAACATGACAGCCATGACCCTGTCTCTGACAACAAGAGCACAGTCATCACACCAGGCATGCAATGCCAGCAGCATGGTCTCAGTATCAACACACACCCTCAGATTAGAATACAGCATCCACTGTCactccacctcacctcacctcccaACCTGAACCTTGTAACCCATCAGGGCCAAACCTCGACCCTGTCCAGGCCTGAAGGGCTGCAGCATGGGgggtcagagagggagagcagggaggttAGTGAACACTCTAACATGGGGACTGTGGGAGTGGAGGAGCCCctggcagggagaggagaagtgGAGCAGGAGGATGGGGTGAAGGTAAAGGTGGAGGCCATAGTGATCTCAGACGAGGAGTTTGAGGAGATGGAAGGAGTGGTGATgaggagaggaatagaggggAGAGAACGAGGGATGATGATGGAGGTAGAGGATAGGAATGACTTTGATGATGATAACCACAGAGACGAACTGAACAACCCCCACTTCCTCCCTTTTCACCCCCACCACGCCTTACTCCAGATGACCCACTCCCACCCCTCTgagcctctctccttctccccctccggACCCGGCACCACCTCCTCTGACgctccccctttcccctcctccctcttcccctctgtgGGCCAACATTCTGACCAGCCCGTCTACTTCCAGGATTCCATGGGGAACTACGTTGAGGATGTCCCCACGTGCAGCGTCTGCGGGAAGACGTTCTCGTGCGCGTACACCCTGAGGCGACACGCCATTGTGCACACGCGCGAGCGCCCCTACGAGTGCCGCTACTGTTACCGTAGCTACACGCAGTCAGGTGACCTGTACCGCCACATTAGGAAGGCTCATGACTCCAGCCTGCCAGCCAAACGCAGTAAGGGAGACACTGAGGAGGGCCAGCCTCCACACAGCTAG
- the LOC112081125 gene encoding ribonuclease H2 subunit C, giving the protein MSSNCSVTTLQLDSVSQAECPPVHLLPCEIEHDGPAEVSQFFTATIKDRKHEKTVSFRGRGLKGQEVSCPQGYTGLVLREVNKSGSDQEDRTVKVSSVFHKVTYWNLETSPNSDDGIVMAMAWPDLAEAIHGPVDD; this is encoded by the exons ATGTCATCCAATTGCAGTGTGACCACATTACAGCTGGACTCAGTGAGCCAGGCAGAATGCCCCCCTGTTCACCTGCTGCCCTGTGAGATAGAACATGACGGGCCTGCAGAGGTGTCCCAGTTCTTCACAGCCACCATCAAAGACCGAAAACATG AGAAAACGGTGTCGTTCAGGGGTCGTGGGTTAAAAGGTCAGGAGGTCAGCTGTCCGCAGGGCTACACAGGCCTGGTGCTGAGAGAGGTCAACAAATCAGGCTCTGACCAGGAG GACAGGACTGTGAAAGTGTCCTCAGTGTTCCATAAAGTCACCTACTGGAACCTCGAGACTTCGCCCAACTCTGATGACGGCATCGTCATGGCAATGGCCTGGCCGGATCTGGCAGAAGCG ATACATGGGCCGGTGGATGACTGA